ataacatGACAACGTATCAAAGGTTAATATTTCATGTGTGGTTGTTAATGCTGCATAGGTCAATCGAtctaaaaatacaattaaaatgtaAATTATTCCAACTAAACTATTATAACAATGAAAAACTTTTTGATAAACCAACAGTTCCATAGTAGTTTGACACCTTTTGACACTTCtagaaaacacaacacatccCTGAATACCAGAGTTTCAAAGATCATGTACCTCTACATGATTATATCTAGATGATTATATCTAAATGTTACATGTAGATGTTTAGCTCCAGATGTTTAGCTCTAGATGTTAATATCTACATGTTTAGCTCTACATGCTTAGCTCTACATGCTGAACTCTATATGTTTATCTCTAAATGTTTAGTTCTTCATGTTTAGCTCTAGATGATAATATCTACATGTTTTGGTAAAGTTAAAGTAACATGTTGGCTGGTCATGGTTATAAACACAGATCATCAATAATGTAAAATACTACCTAACAATTGATATCACATATAagaacaatataaaaaacacaaaacacacacaggacacacctAACAATATGTTACATGTAAAAACAAGCAGGAAATCACTTCGTTACCACGGAAACCACATGTTTACGTACTTCTACCTCACAGTTCAGAACACATCTACAGTTTTGGTGTGACCTCATCACCATGGAGACGGCCGGTCTGGTCCGTTCCGAtccggtccggtccggtccggtctCAGAGGAACATCTCCTTGTTGATCCACATGAGGGTGCACGTGTCGCTGGGTTTGCATTCGTACTCGATGCTGCTGAAGCTGTTGCCCCACTGGCAGTGGTCCCTCTTGCTGTAGTTGTAGAACTTGACCTGCCACACCGTCTCCAGGCTGCCAACCTCGGAGAACTGAGCACAGGTTAGAACCTGGGTTAGGGTAAACTGATATATAAACTGGTTCACACACTGGTTTACATGGTTGTTTATAAACTGGTCTACACGCTGGGTTCTGAACTAGTTTCCAAAGTGGTTTGACACTGGGTTCTGAACTGGTTTCCTCACCTGGATGATGATCTGGACGGGCTGGCGCTCTCCGCTCTTGGTGCGGGTCACGCCTTCCGTGTCGTACTGGCCGCTGTAGACCCCGGCCTGGGGGTCTTTGGACTGCTGCTCCAGGGGGAAGCTGGTCCCGCCCACGCTCATGGACCTGGACCGGAAGAGGCTCGTTATCGTTAGGACTTACGGCTCCTGTCAGTGGGGCGCGACGCGTTTAGTAGTAATACGGTGTTATTTATGATTAGGAACTCGTTACTTTGTGTTAAAGAGCCATTGAACCCCCAACCACTATAGTTTTGTGTAAACAAGGATCATTTGTCTGATCGGACTTCATACGCAACGTTGTCTGTCACCATGGAGGTAACCAGTGGCATCAGGCTGTTTCATTCGGGGCTAAAGCACcagatattatttaattagccctgaatgtacatttacattttttttgtggCTTGCTTTACACTAGAAACAAACATGGGGATTTCAGGGgcatctcaaaataaagtagcctagtccttctagatagtccttctggcaagagaataaactgtttaaaaacataaccagactgtttaccacctcaagtggattaacctatcctatccccagtcatatatatatatatatatatatatatatatatatatatatatatatatatatatatatatatatatatatatatatataataacttgaatggaactttagatgtttggagataagcagcacagcagtaaaagctataataaactgcgtAGTTTGTGCATTTtggtaaagcattatgaaaaaaattgtatgcgcaataaagcatacaaaaaaaatgccaCGCCCTACGCACGTATTTTCCCTTTCCCTGCCCAGGATATTTCAAAAACCTAGAGACGCCCCTGGAGATAACACGCCCCCCACATCCCTGAACGTGTTCTTTAAAATCACAAAGTGTTGAATTCATCAGGGGGGCTTAAGCCCCGCCTCCCAAATCCCCGTCATTTTGTGTTGAAAAAGATTtatggaaaatatatatttttctatataATCCATATTATCTTCCATATACCATATTATAGTGTGATTGCATTAGTCTAGCAGCAAAGTGTTGATTCATATAAACTGCATTTCATGACCTTAATGTCTGGGGATCAGTCCGGACCAAAGCATTGGACGTCAACGCAGTGATTGACAGCCTCGCTGCAGTGATTGACAGTCTCGCTGCGGCGATCGACAGCCTCACTGCGGTGATTGACAGCCTCGCTGCGGTGATTGATATTCACTGCAGCGAGGCTGTCAGTCTGACAGATTCACTGCGGTGATTGACAGCCTCGCTGCCGAGATTGACAGCCTAGCTGCGGTGATCGACAGCCTCGCTGCGGTGATTGACAGCCTCGCTGCAGATCTCCACCACAGGGGGACCGTTCTGGTGTCATTGTTGTAAAACGCAACATTAGTAACGAGCATTTAAACCCTGAGCCCATCAGCCCGGGACTAGCGAGGGTCGGTCCGATCCTATCGTTTGTTATGTTTGTattagcccccccccaccccacccccaccagggaCTCACCTTGCCTCCACGGCTCCTGGTCTCACGACCACCTCGACCCGGTACTTGGAGCCGGTCAGCAGCTTGATGGTCCGAGTCTGGCCGAACCGCGCGCCGTCCGATTTGAAGAACACGGGGCTGTGATTGGGCAGCATCTTCAGGGACACGCCCACCttcaccagctgggggacggaCGACATGCTGGGTCACACGGTCCGCGGCTCGGTACCCCCCCTCAGGTCCGCAGGTCCAGGCCGTCTAGTCGGGGACGGAGGATCCGACGGCGAAGAGAGACCAAGGAGTCCTTGAGGCGATCCGTAATCCCGGTAGATAATCCTCAATCcccgtcacaacacacacacacacacacacacacacacacacacacacaccacacacacacacacacacacacacacacacacacacacacacacacacacacaccgaagacCCGAGGACcggttctgttttttttttgggggggtgggggtctcgGTCTATCCCCCGGTCCTCCACAAGAGGACCCCCTCGTACTAGTGATCCCCCGGTCCACCACCAGAGGCCCCCCTCGGACTAGTGGTCCCCCAGTCCACCACCAGAGGCCCCCCTCAGACTCTAAATTCGTTGCGCTTAAAGGGCGGTCTCTGGTGGAGGACCGGGGTACTACACCACGGTGTATTATTAATAAACTACATTCaagtataattaataaacaaTAGTGCCCCACGTGCGTCATTCTGCGTGTAAATAACAGCGACGGTCCGCGAGCGGCTGACGTTCGAGGACGACAGAGTTAATCTGAAATGAGCCTACTGTAAACACAGAGTTCTCTCTaccactctatctctctctctctacttcggGGTCTCGtgtcaacagagagagagagagagagagagagagagagagagagagagagagagagagagagagagagagagagagagagagaggagagagagagagagagagagaagagagagagagagagagagagagagagagagaggagagagagagagagagagagagagagagagagagagagagagagagagagagagagagagagaaagagagagagagagagagagagagagagagagagagagagagagagagagctcctccCGGTATCCTCTCCTCATAACCCGACTCTTCCCGTGTCTGTTGCAGACGGCCTAGCGGACGCGGCTATGATTGTATTAATTATGAAAATTAGTTATGAATGAGGAATTATTCATGACCCCTCGTAAGGAGTGAACACAGCAGCACGTGCACCGGCTTCACGTGTCTCCCGCTCCACTGGTCCGGTTCCGCTCCATGAGAAGTCCCCCTGGGGTCCCAGTGCTGCCAACGCGATGCCCCGCCACCACACCGGAGAGGACCCGGTCCGACCAGGGCTCTggacccccggccccccggggcGCCCAGCGCGCGGCCCCGGCCTGAGGGACGTGGAGGGAGGACGGCAGGAGGGGAACAGCCCGGTTTGCCTCGTGGACGGGCTGCTCTCCCCCGGCGGGACCGGGGGCACCGAGGCCCAGAAGCAGGGCGCGCGGCTTAGCCTGCTGGGGAAGCCGCTGACCTACAGCGCGCAGAGCAACCGGAGGACCGCGCGCTACCGGCGGCTGCAGAACTACCTGTACAACGTGCTTGAGCGTCCGCGCGGCTGGGCCTTCGTATACCACGCCTTCGTGTGAGTATCCGGCGCAGAGCGCCTCCGACTCCGGTCCGCGCTCCAACTCACCTGAAGCCCTCAGCCAATCAGTACTTAAGTTCTACTTTATCTCATTCACTCATTATGTTGAACAGAccagggtgtttgtgtgtgtgtgtgtgtgtgtgtgtgtgtgtgtgtgtgtggtgtgtgtgtgtgtgtgtgtgtgtgtgtgtgcgtgtgcgtgtgtgagacagagaaggCTCTTCTGATGAGAGGTTGATGGTCTCATGCCTCAGCCACTGAGCAGGGCAGCCTGCCGCGGTATTCAGGAGATCAGCCTCAAGACTTGAGCGGtttggttagagatggttagtctGGTTATAAAAGGTTTATTCCTGGTTAGTGATGGTCAGTCCTGGTTAAAGATGGTTAGTCCTGGTTAGTTCTGTTTATACCTGGTTATTTCTGGTTAGTTCAGGTTAGTCCTGGTTAGTTCTGGTTAGACCTGGTTAGTTATGGTTAGGCCTGATTAGTTCTGGTTAGTTTCTGGTTAGTTCACtaacatgttactcccgtataccacaatgcaatgctgtCGTGTTTTTTCCTGAGTAGAAGAAGAAGCTCAATAACcgcaaaaaacaaaatacattgaatgatgtatttgttttcgtttagaaatgtcaaaattttatttgggattttacatagaaaaatgtaacattctaaatttaattgaaaaaaaaacttgatcaaggaaatgtaacattcaacatcaataaagcctcagctttcctcgtgagtgcccggtttgtttacatgatgtgggcgcatctgtctgcgtcacacaaataccaggtgcatttactgacgcaaatgacgtttagaaatgttcagcgtagtgtcagAATTCTCGTTtcttcgttccctatatagtgcactatatcatgaacactatatagggaatagtgagtgagtgaatggtgccattgccgtaattccgacgcctcattgttccgacgtcccAATAGtcccgaaatatttcccattagatcgacatgccacacctttgccgacggttcaatgttacgaaaacggaacccattgttccgaagggccgtttgtccgataaGTCAAACAAGAGGCGCAtcaggccgacggttcaatatgccgaataggcctacatataaagagttttatacctccctccctctctccctccctccctctctccctccctccctccctccctctctccctctctctctctctctctctctctctctctctctctctctctctctcctctctctctctctctccctctctctctctctctctctctctccaccaaaatacaacctaggcctacatatcacgttcacgatgaatattaacaaaagagagaaagagagaagagagagaggagagagagagaggagagagagagagagagagagagagatgagagagagagagagagagagagagagagagagagatgagcgcGAGctaggtataaaactctttatatgtaggcctattcggcttATTGAACCGTCttcctaatgcgcctcctttttgaaaagtcggacaaacggcccttcggaccaatgggttccgttttcgtaacattgaaccgtcggcatagtggcatgtcgatctactgggaaatatttcggaccattgagacgtcggaaacaatgaggcgtcggaattatgGGCAGGCCccgagtgaatagggaacgatttcaaaCACAGCTTTTGTCTTCGTTAGTTCCGGCTAGTTCAGGTTAGTCCTGGTTAGTTCTGGTTAGTCCTGGTTAGTTCTTGTTGGTTCTGGTTAGAGGTGGTAGTTCTGGTTAGTTCAGGTTAGTCCTGGTTAGTCCTGATTAGTTCTGGTTGGAGGTGGCTAGTTCTGGTTGGTTCAGGTTAGTCCTGGTAGTCTGATTAGTTCAGATTAGTCCTTGGTAGTCCTGGCTAGTCCCGGTTATGCGGGGTCGGTGGGTAATGGTCCAGACGGAGTAATGGAGTGTGATTCCGGCGTGTGACGGTGAACCGGTGTGGAATGTGGTTCTGCTCCTCCTGTCTATTGTCCCCAAGGAGACCGTTGCCATCGGAAACACCTGAGACCATAAAGAGCTTCTGTCCAGAAC
This genomic window from Gadus macrocephalus chromosome 15, ASM3116895v1 contains:
- the LOC132472720 gene encoding CB1 cannabinoid receptor-interacting protein 1-like, which produces MSSVPQLVKVGVSLKMLPNHSPVFFKSDGARFGQTRTIKLLTGSKYRVEVVVRPGAVEARSMSVGGTSFPLEQQSKDPQAGVYSGQYDTEGVTRTKSGERQPVQIIIQFSEVGSLETVWQVKFYNYSKRDHCQWGNSFSSIEYECKPSDTCTLMWINKEMFL